The stretch of DNA GCTGTGTGCTCATATCTGGAGGGTATAGctcagcatttgactgcagatcaagaggttgcaggttcaaattcccccttGTTCCGTACCTCTCTTTAGATAAAACGGTCTGTTAAATGAATACAggtgttattattattcttgaTAATGATGACTATGATATCTTCTCCCCAGGCTTCACAGGCATCGACTCCAGCTACGAGTGTCCGGAGGCCCCAGAGCTGGTCCTGAAGACAGGGGACATCTCTGTGGACGAGTGCATCCAACGTGTGGTGGAGCTGCTCAAGGAGCAGGTGGGTTTGGGGTTACCATGCCTACCCCTGGTTACCATGACTACCCACAGTCATCGCGATGACCTGCGGATGCCGTGCTCCCGATGGCCTGGACCATGCTCCTCCCCATGGCTACAGTTGTTATTAAGGAAAACTCCAACTTTTTGAGCTTCAGTGCCCCATTTACTCTCATCTCACGTACCCTCTGTAGTACCTTCAAGTACCCCTAGGGGCACACGTACCCCCATTTGAGAAACAATGCTTTAGTTGTCTGTCCACCTGGTCGCCCCAtgacctgtgacctctgacctgtatcTCCAGGGCATCGTGCCTACGGGGGTGACGGAGGAGGTGACGGAGCTGCTGGTGCCAGAGAACAAGCTGGACCTGGCGCTGAGCGACGCCAGCACGCTGCCCACCCTCAGCATCACCAAGGTAACCAGCCATGTTTCATCCATGATCCTGGCCTGCTCCCCCTCATGCCCCTGACTctgtctgcctccatctctttgGCTTCACTGCTCTCCACACTttattgacccccccccccccccccccctgccccagctggACCTCCAGTGGGTGCAGGTTCTGGCCGAGGGCTGGGCCAGCCCCCTCAAAGGCttcatgagggagagagagctgctccagGTGCTGCACTTCAACAACCTGCTAGATGGTAGGCTGTCCTgcaacacaccacaccacaccacacaataTCTGTCACGTGTGTTTCTTGTAAGTATGTTCAAGTGTACTTCCTCATGCAACCTCAGTGACTGACCccggagtgcgtgcgtgtgtgtgtgtgtgtcaggggggacCATCAACTTGTCCGTGCCTATCGTGCTGCCCGTGTCCAGTGAGGACAAGGAGAGGCTGGACGGCTGTGCTGCCGTCGCGCTGCACTACGCCGGGCGCCGCGTGGCCATCTTGCGGAACCCGGAGTTCTATGAACACCGCAAGGAGGAGCGCTGTGCCCGGCAGTGGGGCACCACCTGCCCTCAGCACCCCCACATcaaggtgagggtgtgtgtgtgtgtgagtgtatgaacgtgtgtgagtgagtgtgaacaAAACATGGGAGAGGAATAGAACGACAAAGAGAGATGAGCGTTATTAAAGAACGATCTTTGTTATAAATGGAAACCTCTACAAAACCCCAGAATGCTGAACAGACATATTTCTCGCAGATGATTATGGAGAGTGGCGATTGGCTGGTGGGTGGAGATCTGGAGGTCCTCGAGCGAATCAGATGGGACGATGGTCTGGACCAGTACCGCCTCACTCCACGGGAGCTGAAGCAGAGGTTCAAAGAGATGAAAGCAGGTGACAGTACATCCATTTAAGTCCTCTTAACTACAAAGGCAGGAACCTCCGTGTGTGTGAGTCGACAGGTGCATTGCTCAGACCACCGATCTCCTGCTTTACCCTCTACGTGCACTCTTTGTACATTGCTTCGGataaaaaatgtcaaataaaaagAGTCGGAAAAAAACGGAAACGTTTCCGCTCCCCCCCAGACGCCGTCTTCGCCTTCCAGCTGCGTAACCCCGTCCACAACGGCCACGCCCTCCTGATGCAGGACACTCGGCGCCGGCTCCTGGAGCGCGGCTACCAGAaccctgtgctgctgctgcaccCCCTGgggggctggaccaaggacgaCGACGTCCCCCTGGCCTGGCGGATGAGGCAGCACGCCGCCGTGCTGGACGACGGCGTCCTGGATCCCGCCAGCACCATCGTGGCCATCTTCCCCTCGCCCATGATGTACGCCGGGCCCACTGAGGtgactgctctcctcctcttcttcgtgggTCTCTCACACAAGAGTGGACTCTGCACGGGGgccctgggttcgaatccggccttggtcgtatctctctctctctctctctctctgcctttcctgtcacacttcacatgaacactgtccaataaagcatgaaaccccccccccccccccaaaaaaaacaaaaaaaaaacaaaggaagCCACAACTCTCCATGGTGCTATCAATAAAACATGTAAGAAAAACGCTGTTGGTTTCAGTGGAACTCTTAATTTGCATTTATAGCGTTTGTTGTCAGTGGTCGTTTATTTATTGTAAACTTTTGCACTCTCATTAGGTCCAGTGGCATTGCCGGGCACGCATGATCGCAGGTGCCAACTTCTACATCGTAGGTCGCGACCCCGCCGGCATGCCTCACCCCTCGACCAATCAGGACCTGTACGAGCCCACCCACGGAGCCAAGGTCCTGACCATGGCTCCCGGCCTCACCTCCCTAGAGATCATCCCTTTCAGGGTGGCAGCCTATAACAAGACCAAGAAGGCCATGGATTTCTACGACAAGGACAAGTATGTCTGCTGTACCGTGTCTGTACCCATAGCTGTAGACACAACAGGCTGGAGATACTTTCCGTACCCAAGGACTTTCGATAACCTCTCGTCCCACCCACTGTGCTcccatcccttccctcccttcccctcccttggtctcatctcctccttcgctcctcccctacctctcccttctcctccactcctcccctcactcctcccctcccttcacaGACACGAGGACTTTGAATTCATCTCGGGAACGAAGATGAGGAGGCTGGCTCGCAGCGGGGAGAACCCCCCGGATGGCTTCATGGCCATGAAGGCCTGGAAGGTTCTGACTGAGTACTACAGCTCCTTAAACAAAGacaagtgaacacacacaccaaggatcTCACACACGCTGAAACGGTACAACGCAagttctttctcacacacacacactccatcccacatacacaaacacatacgacGACACGATACCACGTACACACTCCATTTTATATATTCTTATCTATACTGAAGTTACTGAGGTCTAGGGATCTAGGGATACTGTACACCAGTAGTGAATCATGTACTGTATAAGTCACTTGTGATTGAAATTCTAGTTTTATACTGTAAGGTGGTAGTCTTAAGTGCATTTTAATCAACTATAAGGAACTGGAAATCATCTGGTTTGTATTTGGACCAAACTGAATCTACATATAATTTATTATCTAATAGTATGTATTTGGGCAAAATGACTTAAAGGCTTGCCAGAATGAGTGTGAATGTTTTAAAATAGTTTTATGCGTATGGCTTCTTTTTATCTGGGGATAATATCTCACATCTAAGGTGGTTAGTACAGATGGTTTCGATGTTGCGCTACCATGCTCAACTGAATGAACAAAGTGGGAAAATGTAATCATTGTACTGTGAAGATAACGAACAAGTAAAGAAAGTGTGTCAAAGGGTTTCCAAGCAGCCTATGTCAGACATttatataaatgtatatttatCAAACAATGCCATGGTGCCTTACCTTTCAATgctaatatacagtataaatataCAATATTTTATAAGTCAAGATCCATACTAATAAAAGCTAATGATAAAAGCTAATATGGACCTACATTCAAATGTATTGCTTTATTTCAGCATTCATCAGAATCCAGACTCAAACATCTCCATGTTAACGTAAAATTGTCAGAAACAATTCAGACAATACTTCAAATCTGTTATTAATCAAATTCAGAAACaccttaacaacattatattacatatCCACATACAAGTAAATATAAAATAAGTCAAAACTTAACAGAATTctctacactctctcacacagagaATGTCAATGGAGATTTTGCTCATCTATGTCATCCACATTCATTGGCAAATTGTCCATATGACATTGTATTAAATGTACAGTGAACAGATACTAATCTCTGACAAGCACAGGTGAATCATGTTCCGTAAGTTCTCTACGTTCCATTAGCCTGGTTCTACTGACCATTACAATGATCAACCATTCATGACATGCTGATGAGCCTGATCATACTGATGTATGGCCAGACtagaagagaggcagggcagagggagaagcaggagaagaggcagagggacagagcagggcagagggagaggcagggcaggggaagagggagagagcagagcagggcagggggagagagcagagcagggcagggggagagagcagggcaggggaagagagcagggcagggcagggggagagagcagggcagggcgaaagagcagggcagggcgagagagcagggcagggggagagagcagggcagggggagagagcagggcagggggagagagcagggcagggggagagagcagggcagggggagagagcagggcagggggagagagcagggcagggggagagagcagggcagggggagagagcagggcagggggagagagcagggcagggggagagagcagggcagggggagaggcataCATGCAGCTGTCACTCACTCTGCCCTGTTCTTAACCAACATCTGTCCTCAACAACAGcagggggggagtaggggggagtgctgagagctgattggctggctcgatgaaacgcacacacacgactgATCCAGCTGTGAGGGCGTCCAACTGTGTGGTCAGCTACCTAGCTAGTACAAACAGAAAGAAACAGCTTCGCCACTCATAACCACATCCACACAACGTAACTCGTCTGACCAGTTCTTGAAGACACGTGATGAATACCTGTAACGACTACTACCTAGCAACATCAGCTAGCTATCAGCTATGGTACAGCCTGGCCaggctagcactgagtcacTATGAACTACCAAAAGGCCATGGAGCTGTAAACCTGCCTGGAGCATGTAGTTTGTACCTTTGTCCTGTTGACCACCGACAGCAGAAgagacactgcatttcacaatgtagtctaaaacaaaaaaagtaaCATGCATGATATAAATTATTCTTATTCATAGTCCAACGCAAGAACCTGACGTGCTATACAAGCAGCTCTGaccaacaaaacagaaaaacaagaacTGCGCCTTGTTTGAAGAATACACCCCACAGTtaaaagtcataaaaaaaagtgGCACATTATATTCGCGATATTCCTTTTTTTGACATATGTACAATGTACAACGTTCTTCAAGAGCTTCAACTGAACATGTTCTTAGTCCTGATGTTCCAAACCTCCTGTGGAGATTCAACGCATTTCGAACTAAAACAGCCTTCCATGCCCAACGGAACAAGCCCCGCCTCCACGCCACACACCTCCAGCAAAGACTTCTGGAGGAGACCAGGTGGAGACCAGGTGAACACCATACCATGTGGGTCAGCATAGTTCTTATCAGTTCAGTTCTTCTAAGTAggatgatgagtgtgtgtgcgcatgtgtgaaggggctgggggggggggctagaccAGTATTgctgtggtgggtgggtgggctaGAACACCAGGGAGGACTAACAGTCTCAACACACGCCACAGTCCTGCCAGAGAAGGAGTCCAAACAGCCCATGACCCATCAGCAGAATCACATAGTAATACCTGACCTGAACATCCAGTCAACTGGGATGAACGCTGGTCGTTATGACAATATCGGATTTGGATGAGAGCAGTGATAGTGAGATTGTCCATCTACATCACTGTCCAATGTGTATAGACACAAACAGGTCAGATAGTATTAAGTGATATCCCTGTATTTGTGGGTGATGGATTGAACCCCCAGGAATGTTCCATGTCAAAAAGCAAGTTTACCAGGTGAACACTGCAGGCCCCACATAGAGAGCTATATATAGCCATGTGTGAGTGACtgatagctagctggctagatATGTGGCGGTCCTGCTTTGTGATTCCCTAGGTTTTCTCCCACCATACGACAGCCAAGACAGGACAGGTCATGAA from Osmerus eperlanus chromosome 12, fOsmEpe2.1, whole genome shotgun sequence encodes:
- the papss2b gene encoding bifunctional 3'-phosphoadenosine 5'-phosphosulfate synthase 2b; its protein translation is MSGIKKQRTDLQRATNVVYQAHHVSRTKRGQVVGTRGGFRGCTVWLTGLSGAGKTTVGFALEEYLVSHAIPCYSLDGDNIRHGLNRNLGFSANDREENIRRVAEVAKLFADAGLVCITSFISPYTKDRAEARSVHDKSGLPFFEVFVDAPLAVCESRDVKGLYKKARAGEIKGFTGIDSSYECPEAPELVLKTGDISVDECIQRVVELLKEQGIVPTGVTEEVTELLVPENKLDLALSDASTLPTLSITKLDLQWVQVLAEGWASPLKGFMRERELLQVLHFNNLLDGGTINLSVPIVLPVSSEDKERLDGCAAVALHYAGRRVAILRNPEFYEHRKEERCARQWGTTCPQHPHIKMIMESGDWLVGGDLEVLERIRWDDGLDQYRLTPRELKQRFKEMKADAVFAFQLRNPVHNGHALLMQDTRRRLLERGYQNPVLLLHPLGGWTKDDDVPLAWRMRQHAAVLDDGVLDPASTIVAIFPSPMMYAGPTEVQWHCRARMIAGANFYIVGRDPAGMPHPSTNQDLYEPTHGAKVLTMAPGLTSLEIIPFRVAAYNKTKKAMDFYDKDKHEDFEFISGTKMRRLARSGENPPDGFMAMKAWKVLTEYYSSLNKDK